From the genome of Winogradskyella forsetii, one region includes:
- a CDS encoding 5-(carboxyamino)imidazole ribonucleotide synthase, which translates to MNYFSSNFKLGILGGGQLGKMMLYDTRKFDIYTCVLDPSKDAPSRLACDEFTVGDLMDYDTVVNFGKDVDVLTFEIENVNVDALETLEQKGVKVFPSSKTLRIIQNKATQKLFYRDHDIPTAEFSRFAYSSEIDEAVENGGLSYPFVWKSARFGYDGTGVKVVRKEEDLTDLPNVECITEKLIPFKNELAVIVARNEQGDLKTYPVVEMEFHPEANQVEYVICPARIPNEIAKKAEFIALRVADAFKHVGLLAVEMFQTETDEILVNEVAPRPHNSGHYSIEASYTSQFEQQLRCILGLPLGNTESKVAGVMVNLVGAENHTGNVVYKNIEHILAMEGVTPHIYGKKQTRPFRKMGHVTIVNKDVAVAREIAEKVKGSIEVISE; encoded by the coding sequence ATGAACTATTTTTCTTCAAATTTTAAACTCGGTATTCTTGGTGGTGGCCAATTGGGCAAAATGATGCTTTATGACACACGCAAATTCGATATTTACACTTGTGTTTTAGACCCCAGTAAAGATGCTCCATCTCGACTGGCTTGCGATGAATTTACCGTTGGCGATTTAATGGATTATGACACCGTTGTCAACTTCGGAAAAGATGTTGATGTCCTCACGTTTGAAATTGAAAACGTCAATGTTGATGCCTTAGAAACCCTTGAACAAAAGGGCGTAAAGGTGTTTCCGTCTTCTAAAACGTTACGGATCATTCAGAATAAAGCCACCCAGAAATTATTTTATCGCGATCATGATATTCCAACAGCTGAATTTTCAAGATTTGCGTATTCCTCGGAAATTGATGAAGCTGTTGAAAATGGTGGATTAAGCTATCCGTTTGTTTGGAAAAGCGCACGGTTTGGTTATGATGGCACAGGTGTGAAAGTCGTAAGAAAAGAAGAAGATTTAACCGATTTACCTAATGTGGAATGCATAACCGAAAAATTGATTCCGTTTAAAAATGAATTGGCGGTCATCGTTGCCCGAAATGAACAAGGCGATCTAAAAACCTATCCTGTTGTGGAGATGGAATTTCATCCTGAGGCCAACCAAGTTGAGTATGTGATTTGTCCGGCTAGAATTCCTAATGAAATTGCTAAAAAAGCAGAATTTATCGCTTTGAGAGTGGCAGACGCTTTCAAACATGTCGGTTTGTTGGCTGTTGAAATGTTCCAGACTGAAACTGACGAGATTTTAGTCAATGAAGTGGCACCAAGGCCTCATAATTCTGGTCATTACAGTATTGAAGCCAGTTACACTTCACAGTTTGAACAGCAATTAAGATGTATTCTGGGTTTACCATTGGGTAATACCGAAAGTAAAGTTGCTGGCGTAATGGTGAATCTGGTTGGAGCAGAAAACCATACCGGAAATGTGGTCTATAAAAATATTGAACACATATTGGCTATGGAAGGTGTAACGCCACATATCTATGGCAAAAAGCAAACGCGACCATTTCGGAAAATGGGACATGTTACTATTGTAAATAAAGATGTTGCTGTAGCTAGAGAAATTGCTGAAAAAGTAAAGGGTAGTATTGAGGTAATTAGTGAATAG
- the xrtF gene encoding exosortase family protein XrtF — translation MRALLVKYKSVIRFIVTFLAVYAALTIAYNFYLNSSDGSEYYPDYLTNLVAEQTKALLNGFGYDTKVLPHPNEPSMKIVINGKYVARVIEGCNAISIIILFVSFIVAFAGKWKSTLFYCFAGSILIYAFNLIRIVILSVGLYHYPWRQEIMHTVIFPMLIYGVVFLLWMVWVNRFSKTIKPND, via the coding sequence TTGAGAGCACTATTAGTAAAATACAAATCCGTAATTCGTTTTATAGTTACATTTCTGGCTGTATATGCTGCGTTGACCATTGCTTACAATTTCTATTTGAATAGTTCTGATGGTTCTGAATATTATCCAGATTACTTAACCAATTTAGTGGCCGAGCAAACCAAGGCGTTATTAAATGGTTTTGGTTATGACACTAAGGTGTTGCCGCATCCCAATGAACCTTCCATGAAAATCGTGATAAACGGAAAATATGTAGCTCGTGTTATTGAAGGCTGCAATGCTATTAGTATTATCATTTTATTTGTCTCATTTATCGTTGCATTTGCTGGCAAATGGAAGTCAACACTTTTTTACTGTTTTGCTGGCAGCATCCTTATTTATGCTTTTAATCTGATTAGAATTGTTATTCTTTCTGTTGGATTATACCATTATCCTTGGCGACAGGAAATTATGCATACCGTGATTTTCCCGATGCTCATTTATGGTGTGGTTTTTTTACTTTGGATGGTCTGGGTCAATCGGTTTTCTAAAACTATAAAGCCTAATGACTAA
- the obgE gene encoding GTPase ObgE has translation MTEGNFVDYVKMHVTSGNGGKGSSHLHREKYIAKGGPDGGDGGRGGHVILRGNSNLWTLIHLKFKRHVRAGHGEHGSSGRSTGADGEDMYVDVPLGTVVRDSETNDILFEITEDGEEKIVVEGGMGGRGNWHFKSSVNQTPRYAQPGIPHEELDITLELKVLADVGLVGFPNAGKSTLLSVLTSAKPKIADYEFTTLKPNLGIVEYRDFQSFVMADIPGIIEGAAEGKGLGYYFLRHIERNSILLFLIPADAKDIVEQYEILEDELRRYNPEMLDKERLVCISKSDMLDEELKSEISTILDKDLKADYMFISSVAQQGLTELKDKLWKLLND, from the coding sequence ATGACTGAAGGAAATTTTGTAGACTACGTAAAAATGCACGTGACATCCGGAAATGGAGGTAAAGGCTCTTCGCATTTACATCGTGAAAAATATATTGCTAAAGGCGGACCAGATGGAGGCGATGGTGGTCGTGGTGGCCATGTCATTCTTCGTGGAAATTCTAACCTTTGGACACTGATTCACTTAAAGTTTAAACGTCATGTTAGAGCTGGTCATGGAGAACATGGTAGCTCAGGTAGAAGTACAGGAGCTGATGGTGAAGATATGTATGTTGATGTCCCATTAGGAACTGTAGTTCGAGATTCTGAAACCAATGATATCCTCTTTGAAATTACAGAAGATGGCGAAGAAAAGATTGTGGTCGAAGGTGGCATGGGCGGACGAGGTAACTGGCATTTTAAAAGTTCAGTGAACCAAACGCCACGTTATGCGCAGCCTGGTATTCCACATGAAGAATTGGATATTACTTTAGAGCTTAAAGTATTGGCAGATGTGGGGTTGGTTGGATTTCCTAATGCGGGAAAATCGACGTTATTATCTGTTTTGACGTCTGCAAAACCTAAAATTGCCGATTATGAATTTACCACGTTAAAGCCGAATTTAGGTATTGTTGAATATCGCGATTTCCAATCGTTCGTTATGGCAGATATTCCCGGTATTATTGAAGGGGCAGCCGAAGGCAAAGGTTTAGGCTACTACTTTTTAAGGCATATTGAACGGAATTCAATTCTCTTATTTTTGATTCCGGCAGATGCTAAGGATATTGTTGAACAATACGAAATTTTAGAAGACGAATTAAGACGCTACAATCCTGAAATGTTGGATAAGGAAAGACTCGTCTGTATTTCAAAATCCGATATGTTGGATGAAGAGTTAAAATCTGAAATATCCACAATTTTAGACAAAGATTTAAAAGCGGATTACATGTTTATTTCATCTGTGGCACAACAAGGACTGACAGAATTGAAGGATAAACTATGGAAGTTGTTGAATGATTAA
- a CDS encoding SDR family oxidoreductase: MEDLKGKVALITGGTKGIGYGVAEALLSQGLKVVITSRDLNAANEAAKSLASKTNTTGSVIGVKADVRQLSSQKEAVNQAISTFGKLDIVIANAGLGHFASIEDLTEDQWNDVIDTNLTGVFNSIKASVDALKISKGYYITISSLAGTNFFAGGSAYNASKFGVTGFTQAVMLDLRQYGVKVSTIMPGSVSTHFNGNEPNEKGAWKIQIEDIGELVVDLLKMNPRTLPSKIEVRPTTPPSK, from the coding sequence ATGGAAGATTTAAAAGGAAAAGTAGCATTAATAACAGGAGGAACAAAAGGTATTGGTTATGGTGTGGCAGAGGCATTGCTTAGTCAAGGTCTAAAAGTGGTTATAACCAGTCGTGATTTAAATGCGGCCAATGAAGCGGCAAAATCACTAGCATCCAAAACCAATACAACTGGCTCAGTGATTGGTGTAAAGGCTGATGTAAGACAGTTGAGTAGTCAGAAAGAAGCTGTAAACCAAGCCATAAGTACTTTTGGGAAATTGGATATTGTCATTGCCAATGCAGGTTTGGGACATTTTGCAAGTATTGAAGATCTGACCGAAGACCAGTGGAATGATGTTATTGATACCAATCTCACAGGAGTTTTTAATTCCATTAAAGCAAGTGTTGACGCACTCAAAATATCAAAAGGCTATTATATTACCATTTCGAGTTTAGCTGGCACCAACTTTTTCGCAGGAGGTTCCGCCTACAATGCGAGTAAATTTGGGGTTACCGGTTTTACTCAAGCCGTGATGTTAGATTTAAGACAATACGGTGTAAAAGTGAGCACTATTATGCCTGGTTCCGTTTCCACCCATTTCAATGGCAACGAACCCAATGAAAAAGGCGCATGGAAGATTCAGATTGAAGATATTGGCGAATTGGTGGTCGACTTATTAAAAATGAATCCAAGAACCTTACCAAGTAAAATTGAAGTGCGACCAACGACGCCTCCGAGTAAGTAA
- a CDS encoding DUF4136 domain-containing protein — translation MKNLKFLFVAFLMTSCGTIVNYDYEKSTDFSNYKSYNYFDDMKTGLSQFDSLRLISAIDAKLSKMGLTKSDNPDFYIDIQSEKLMNRNNPNVGVGVGGGSGGGFGGVSVGVPIGTNKSTREIVIDFVDKQQNERLFWLAVSESTYRHNASPEKREATLEKLVEKIFEGYPPNNTD, via the coding sequence ATGAAAAATTTAAAATTTCTATTTGTTGCGTTTTTAATGACTTCTTGCGGCACAATAGTCAACTACGATTACGAAAAATCAACGGATTTTAGCAATTACAAAAGCTATAATTATTTTGACGATATGAAAACGGGTTTGAGCCAGTTTGATAGCCTACGTTTAATAAGTGCTATTGACGCTAAACTTTCTAAAATGGGACTTACAAAATCTGACAATCCGGATTTCTACATCGATATTCAAAGTGAAAAGCTAATGAATAGAAATAATCCTAATGTAGGTGTTGGAGTTGGTGGAGGAAGTGGCGGAGGCTTTGGAGGTGTCTCTGTTGGTGTGCCCATAGGAACAAACAAAAGCACCAGGGAAATTGTCATTGATTTTGTAGATAAGCAACAAAATGAGAGATTGTTTTGGCTAGCTGTTAGTGAAAGTACCTATAGGCATAATGCGTCGCCAGAAAAGCGAGAAGCTACACTCGAGAAATTGGTAGAGAAGATTTTTGAAGGTTATCCACCAAATAATACGGACTAA
- a CDS encoding exosortase F system-associated membrane protein: MTKLTRYICVVFLFLLLVAIRGFEDELFYDPYLKFFENDYLYMDSPRREIAKLVLNTTLRFVLNSTISLGILYLIFNDKNIIKFSTIIYVTAYILLMIPFLYFVINPRQEDYYMFFNVRRFLIQPIGLILLLPAFYYHKLNR; this comes from the coding sequence ATGACTAAACTAACCAGATACATATGCGTCGTTTTTTTGTTTCTACTTTTGGTAGCCATTAGAGGTTTTGAGGATGAACTGTTCTACGATCCCTACCTTAAGTTTTTCGAAAATGATTATTTATACATGGATAGTCCGAGACGGGAAATAGCAAAGCTAGTTCTCAATACTACCTTAAGGTTTGTTTTGAATTCAACGATTTCCTTAGGCATATTATATCTTATTTTTAACGACAAGAATATTATTAAATTTTCTACCATTATCTATGTTACTGCTTATATTCTACTGATGATTCCATTTTTATATTTTGTAATCAATCCAAGGCAGGAAGATTATTATATGTTTTTTAATGTGAGACGGTTTTTAATCCAGCCTATTGGATTAATATTGCTTTTGCCAGCGTTTTATTACCATAAACTGAATCGTTAA
- a CDS encoding adenylate kinase, which translates to MIKLHDLHFKPFISEKEIDTAVQKMADAIAADLGDEVPVFVGILNGSFMLVSDFVKKYPKPCEVTFIKLASYEGVKSTEDIQRLIGLTQDLTGRTVVILEDIIDSGNTLEEVHRIFENENVKQLLIATLFYKPEAYNKDFKLHYVGMEIPNKFIVGYGLDYDGLGRDLPDVYQLKTTQHMTNLVLFGPPGAGKGTQANFLKEKYDLIHISTGDVFRFNIKNETALGMLAKSYMDKGELVPDQVTIDMLNKEVEKNTGANGFIFDGFPRTNAQAKALDELMDSKDSQINAMVALEVDDEVLVKRLLERGQTSGRADDADERIIRNRIKEYYNKTAILKDYYAEQEKYFGVDGVGSIEEITVRLSKVIDKL; encoded by the coding sequence TTGATCAAGCTTCACGATTTACATTTCAAACCCTTCATTTCAGAGAAAGAAATAGATACTGCTGTACAGAAAATGGCAGATGCTATTGCAGCAGATTTAGGAGACGAAGTTCCTGTTTTTGTTGGTATTTTGAATGGTTCATTTATGTTGGTGAGCGATTTCGTAAAGAAATACCCAAAACCTTGCGAAGTCACGTTTATCAAATTAGCGTCGTATGAAGGTGTAAAGTCAACCGAAGATATACAACGCCTCATTGGTTTGACCCAAGATTTAACGGGAAGAACGGTCGTTATTTTAGAAGACATCATAGATTCGGGAAACACATTAGAAGAAGTACATCGTATTTTTGAAAACGAAAATGTAAAACAATTGCTTATCGCAACCTTGTTTTACAAACCTGAGGCTTACAATAAAGATTTTAAACTTCATTACGTTGGAATGGAAATTCCGAATAAGTTCATCGTTGGCTACGGCTTGGATTACGACGGCTTAGGACGGGATTTGCCAGACGTATATCAATTAAAAACCACACAACACATGACAAACTTAGTGCTATTTGGCCCTCCCGGTGCAGGTAAAGGAACACAAGCTAATTTCTTAAAGGAGAAATACGATTTAATCCATATTTCAACAGGCGATGTGTTTAGATTCAACATTAAAAACGAAACAGCTTTAGGAATGTTGGCGAAATCCTATATGGACAAAGGAGAATTAGTGCCAGACCAAGTTACTATTGACATGTTGAATAAAGAGGTGGAGAAAAATACGGGAGCCAATGGGTTTATCTTTGATGGTTTCCCAAGAACCAATGCACAGGCCAAAGCGTTAGATGAATTAATGGATAGCAAAGATTCCCAAATTAATGCCATGGTAGCTTTGGAAGTTGATGATGAGGTTTTGGTAAAACGTTTGCTTGAAAGAGGACAAACCAGCGGAAGAGCAGATGATGCCGATGAACGTATAATTAGAAACCGAATTAAGGAATACTACAATAAAACAGCGATTCTAAAAGATTATTATGCTGAGCAAGAAAAGTATTTTGGTGTTGATGGTGTTGGTAGTATTGAAGAAATTACGGTACGATTGAGTAAAGTTATTGATAAGCTTTAA
- a CDS encoding Fic family protein encodes MEEKAANLLYLVVKNHSFTDGNKRIAAWLFVWYLNENNYLYTVNGIKKIGNDTLVALTLMIAESNPKEKELLINVIINLINTDNE; translated from the coding sequence ATCGAGGAAAAAGCAGCTAATCTTCTCTATTTAGTAGTTAAAAATCATTCTTTTACAGATGGCAATAAACGTATTGCTGCTTGGTTATTTGTTTGGTACCTTAATGAAAACAATTATCTATATACTGTTAACGGAATCAAAAAAATTGGCAATGACACTTTAGTTGCCTTAACTTTGATGATTGCAGAAAGTAATCCGAAGGAAAAAGAACTGCTAATCAATGTGATTATAAATTTAATTAACACCGATAATGAGTAA
- a CDS encoding GAF domain-containing protein produces the protein MTFQDLKPKIKSIISNDNLTVDERLLKICDTLERTIAYYNWVGFYFKNGDKNELKLGPYVGEPTDHTIIPFGKGICGQVALSNQNFVVPDVTAQDNYIACSITVKAEIVVPIFVNGENIGQIDIDSNTPNPFTADDERFLEFVCTQVASLLS, from the coding sequence ATGACATTTCAAGACTTAAAACCCAAAATAAAATCCATCATATCGAATGATAATCTTACTGTTGACGAACGATTGCTTAAAATTTGCGACACTCTTGAAAGGACTATAGCGTATTACAATTGGGTTGGTTTTTATTTTAAAAACGGCGATAAAAATGAATTGAAACTAGGCCCTTACGTTGGTGAGCCAACCGACCATACTATAATCCCTTTTGGAAAAGGTATTTGTGGACAAGTAGCCCTTAGCAATCAAAATTTCGTAGTTCCCGATGTGACCGCCCAAGATAATTATATTGCTTGCAGCATTACCGTAAAGGCAGAAATTGTGGTTCCTATTTTTGTTAATGGGGAAAACATTGGGCAGATTGATATTGATTCCAATACGCCTAATCCTTTTACAGCGGACGATGAACGGTTTTTGGAGTTTGTTTGTACTCAAGTCGCTTCGCTTCTTTCGTAA
- the purE gene encoding 5-(carboxyamino)imidazole ribonucleotide mutase — translation MSKVAIIMGSKSDLPVMQDAIDILQGFDIEIEVDIVSAHRTPEKLFEFSKNAHKRGIKVIIAGAGGAAHLPGMVASLSPLPIIGVPVKSSNSIDGWDSVLSILQMPGGVPVATVALNGAKNAGILAAQILGTSDTCILDKIMVYKEGLKAKVIDSAKDL, via the coding sequence ATGAGTAAAGTAGCCATAATAATGGGAAGTAAAAGCGATTTGCCAGTAATGCAAGACGCCATAGATATATTACAAGGCTTTGATATTGAAATTGAAGTTGATATCGTTTCCGCACATCGAACACCCGAAAAATTATTCGAATTCAGTAAAAACGCTCACAAAAGAGGTATTAAAGTTATTATTGCTGGTGCTGGAGGCGCTGCACATTTACCAGGCATGGTGGCTTCATTATCGCCATTACCCATAATTGGAGTACCTGTAAAAAGCAGTAATTCTATTGATGGTTGGGATTCCGTATTGTCTATTCTACAAATGCCTGGAGGCGTTCCAGTTGCTACGGTTGCCCTTAATGGCGCAAAAAATGCTGGAATTCTAGCTGCCCAGATTTTAGGCACTTCCGATACCTGTATTCTGGATAAAATAATGGTTTATAAGGAAGGCTTAAAAGCAAAGGTTATAGATTCTGCAAAAGACCTATAA
- a CDS encoding ion transporter codes for MKAYLKNLVELNDNRQSRRFAYFIQFLIVFSVITFSIETLPDLKPKTRVVLNAIEAFCVVIFTFEYLARIYVADNKPKFIFSFFGIVDFLAILPFYLSFGIDLRSLRLLRMFRLFRLFKLVRYNKAMRHFANAMIMAKEQIILFMIITIMLIYFTAVGIYYFENDAQPEHFSSIFSSLWWSIVTLTTVGYGDVYPITVGGRVFTFFMLLIGLGVVAIPTGIISSSLTKAVEPNEEEE; via the coding sequence ATGAAAGCATACCTAAAAAACCTCGTAGAGCTCAACGATAATAGGCAAAGCAGGCGTTTCGCTTATTTTATTCAGTTTCTCATTGTTTTTTCGGTCATTACCTTTTCCATTGAAACCTTACCAGATTTGAAACCCAAAACAAGGGTGGTTTTAAATGCTATTGAAGCCTTTTGTGTGGTCATTTTCACCTTTGAATATTTAGCCCGAATCTATGTGGCAGATAACAAACCGAAATTCATTTTTAGTTTTTTCGGCATCGTAGATTTTCTGGCAATTCTTCCTTTTTATTTATCATTTGGTATTGATCTACGGTCGTTACGTTTACTTAGAATGTTCCGCTTGTTTAGACTATTCAAGTTAGTTCGTTATAATAAAGCGATGCGCCATTTTGCGAATGCTATGATAATGGCAAAGGAGCAGATTATCTTATTTATGATTATAACTATAATGCTCATTTATTTTACTGCAGTTGGTATTTATTATTTTGAAAACGACGCACAACCAGAACATTTTTCTTCTATATTTTCTAGCCTTTGGTGGTCTATAGTTACTTTAACAACGGTTGGTTATGGCGATGTGTATCCGATTACGGTTGGAGGTCGTGTATTTACTTTCTTTATGTTATTGATAGGTTTGGGTGTCGTAGCTATTCCAACAGGTATTATTTCGTCATCTTTGACGAAGGCTGTAGAGCCTAATGAGGAAGAGGAATAG